From a region of the Helianthus annuus cultivar XRQ/B chromosome 5, HanXRQr2.0-SUNRISE, whole genome shotgun sequence genome:
- the LOC110942238 gene encoding 7-deoxyloganetin glucosyltransferase-like, whose translation MDSTQKNQPHVVCIPFPAQGHINPMLKLAKILHSKGFFITFVNTEFSHQRLLRTLGSAVLHDLPSFHFETISDSLPPPENPEATQDTTSTLKSLHENSLGPFKSVLYKASTLYSPVTCIVADFLMGFTLPAAEELDIPGILFWTSGAGSLICYDHYPTLIQKGLMPLKDASYLVNGYLDTVVDFIPTMPGIRLKDIPPFVRVIHPGDEFLVGFSQREIERAKSASAIIFNTFDELEYDILDTLSLMFPFCYGIGPLCLLENNISDKSLDSIKSNLWVEDPNCLKWLDAKEPLSVIYVNFGSVVVMTPQQLVEFCWGLAKSNYSFLWIIRPDLVIGDSAVLPPEFLAKTSNRGLLASWCPQEQVLNHLSIGGFLMHSGWNSTIESISSGVPMICWPFFADQQPNCWWSCNKWMIAMEIDNDVKSDEVSKLVIELMSGERGNEMRKNAIAWKNKAKEACTFPSGSSVVNLDKLIHLLQSSPK comes from the exons ATGGATTCAACACAAAAAAACCAACCACATGTGGTGTGCATACCATTCCCAGCACAAGGTCACATTAACCCAATgttaaaacttgctaaaatccTCCATTCCAAAGGCTTCTTTATCACCTTTGTCAACACCGAGTTTAGCCACCAACGCCTTCTCCGAACACTGGGCTCCGCCGTCCTACACGATCTCCCTTCCTTCCACTTTGAGACCATTTCTGACAGTCTTCCACCACCCGAAAACCCGGAAGCCACTCAGGATACTACATCTACTCTCAAATCCCTGCATGAAAATAGTTTGGGTCCATTTAAAAGTGTCCTCTATAAAGCGAGTACCCTTTATTCACCGGTGACTTGCATCGTGGCCGACTTCCTTATGGGTTTCACCCTCCCTGCCGCCGAGGAGTTAGATATTCCGGGAATTCTATTCTGGACCTCTGGGGCTGGTTCTCTCATATGTTATGATCACTACCCCACTCTTATACAAAAGGGTCTGATGCCCCTCAAAG ATGCTAGTTATTTAGTAAATGGGTATTTGGATACGGTTGTTGATTTTATCCCTACCATGCCCGGTATACGTCTAAAGGACATTCCACCTTTTGTTAGAGTTAT CCATCCTGGTGACGAGTTTTTGGTTGGATTTTCACAAAGGGAAATAGAGAGAGCGAAATCAGCATCGGCCATTATTTTCAACACTTTTGATGAGCTAGAATATGATATTCTAGACACACTCTCTTTAATGTTCCCTTTTTGCTATGGTATTGGTCCTTTGTGTCTGCTTGAGAACAATATTAGTGATAAGTCTCTAGATTCCATCAAATCAAATTTGTGGGTAGAAGATCCTAATTGTTTAAAATGGTTAGATGCCAAAGAGCCATTATCGGTTATTTATGTAAATTTTGGTAGTGTCGTTGTGATGACACCTCAACAACTAGTCGAGTTTTGTTGGGGACTTGCTAAGAGCAATTATTCATTCTTGTGGATAATACGACCTGACCTTGTGATTGGTGATTCTGCTGTGCTTCCGCCGGAGTTTTTGGCGAAGACAAGCAATAGAGGGTTATTGGCTAGTTGGTGCCCCCAAGAACAAGTTCTAAATCACCTATCAATAGGGGGGTTTTTAATGCACAGTGGATGGAATTCGACGATCGAAAGTATTTCTAGCGGAGTCCCAATGATTTGTTGGCCGTTTTTCGCTGACCAACAACCGAATTGCTGGTGGAGTTGCAACAAGTGGATGATTGCCATGGAGATTGACAACGATGTAAAGAGTGATGAAGTTTCGAAGCTAGTGATCGAGTTGATGAGTGGAGAAAGGGGAAATGAGATGAGAAAGAACGCCATTGCTTGGAAGAACAAGGCTAAGGAGGCATGCACCTTTCCATCTGGTTCATCAGTGGTTAATCTGGATAAACTGATCCATCTGTTACAAAGTTCTCCAAAATAG